In one window of Thalassophryne amazonica chromosome 9, fThaAma1.1, whole genome shotgun sequence DNA:
- the LOC117517657 gene encoding oligodendrocyte-myelin glycoprotein-like, which translates to MRSWHMLISVSLYEALLQLLVMLSLGLRVLAVCPSMCSCSRSHREVDCSWRALRELPDGLQHNLRSLNLSHNRFHSLDGQLTAYTHLRVLDLSHNRLDHLPMRLPRSLWQLYAASNRIHMLDKNDTVNQWNLQRLDLSHNKIERAVFINNTMTNLRMINLSHNHFWTLPTNMPMHLETIDLSHNLLVKVLPGSLDRLPRLTHFFLHANRFSTLPFGVLDKITALRLITLGNNPWSCHLPNALAYLISWTQHTTTFVLGCPCHTQAICGGVNPGRKKDEHFASYNLPPLTASAEDQSSVPAQVTATWWWYRSFSTQLSTRLHQPFTATPIGFSTPSPGTVGLHLTTKYLSATNIHPNSHFIFGQEKISPMNRLGNTDAMSEASSISNTSIPVDTGMATDQFFMTQNPSLHTKKTTTLRTRSVRRPNQSLASGINKADIASAPCSSFIQNLILSFILHQHVF; encoded by the exons ATGAGAAG CTGGCACATGCTGATCAGTGTCTCCCTGTATGAAGCCCTACTGCAGCTGCTGGTCATGCTGTCATTGGGTTTGCGTGTCCTCGCAGTGTGCCCCTCCATGTGCTCCTGCAGCCGCAGCCACAGAGAGGTTGACTGTTCCTGGAGGGCTCTGAGGGAGCTCCCCGACGGCCTGCAGCACAACCTTCGCTCCCTCAACTTGTCCCACAACCGGTTTCACAGTCTTGATGGCCAGCTCACTGCATACACCCATCTCCGTGTTCTTGATTTGTCTCACAACAGGCTGGACCACCTGCCCATGAGGTTACCACGGTCCCTCTGGCAACTGTACGCCGCCTCCAACCGCATCCACATGCTGGATAAGAATGATACCGTCAACCAGTGGAATCTGCAACGACTTGACCTTTCCCATAATAAGATAGAACGGGCTGTCTTCATTAACAACACAATGACCAATCTGCGCATGATAAACCTAagccacaatcacttctggactTTGCCCACCAACATGCCAATGCACCTGGAGACCATCGACCTGTCCCACAACCTGCTGGTTAAGGTGCTGCCAGGCTCTCTAGACCGGCTTCCCAGACTAACTCACTTCTTTCTGCATGCTAATCGCTTTTCCACACTGCCGTTTGGAGTCTTAGACAAGATAACAGCACTTAGACTTATCACCCTGGGCAACAACCCTTGGTCCTGCCACCTGCCTAATGCCCTCGCCTACTTAATCTCCTGGACTCAGCATACCACCACCTTTGTCCTGGGCTGCCCCTGCCACACCCAGGCTATTTGTGGAGGGGTGAACCCTGGTAGGAAGAAAGATGAGCACTTTGCCTCCTACAATTTGCCCCCCTTAACAGCAAGTGCCGAGGACCAGAGTTCTGTACCTGCTCAGGTCACCGCCACCTGGTGGTGGTACAGGTCCTTTTCTACTCAGCTAAGCACAAGATTACACCAACCCTTCACAGCCACACCCATCGGCTTCTCCACCCCATCACCTGGCACCGTGGGTCTCCACCTAACAACCAAGTACCTTTCTGCAACTAATATCCACCCTAattcccatttcatttttgggcaAGAAAAAATCTCCCCCATGAACCGACTGGGCAACACTGACGCCATGAGTGAGGCAAGCTCCATCTCTAATACATCCATCCCTGTTGACACCGGTATGGCCACAGACCAGTTCTTCATGACGCAGAACCCTTCTCTCCACACTAAGAAAACTACGACCCTTCGCACCAGGAGTGTGAGGAGGCCAAATCAGTCCCTTGCAAGTGGTATCAACAAGGCCGACATAGCTTCTGCACCTTGCTCCTCGTTTATCCAGAACCTGATCTTGTCCTTCATCCTGCATCAACATGTATTTTGA
- the LOC117516604 gene encoding uncharacterized protein LOC117516604, protein MKVPNILLLLFFIDAVDVLLFGPQEVSTAPVDHEDGEGSYSGVNMDTGAQQNDLVTNISVEKNLHYFSSPSEATTLRSAESPTAGVPFPVTSSSAVIPDASSPCGFRKDKYLTLLMVAGGLMIACVILLVSTVILALKVCQMSRRIKTSDAILIRKSECRTNAGESTAETEANDTTILMNDIGQTQMGDGAPNDEDKHKDGQTGQEGGETHASNTAHSPDALASGNQEMPVAAAESTASPTPLGGATDSPATNANIAPSTEGLKESKE, encoded by the coding sequence ATGAAAGTGCCAAACATCCTCCTGCTGCTGTTCTTCATAGACGCTGTGGATGTGTTACTGTTTGGACCTCAGGAAGTCAGCACTGCACCTGTTGACCATGAAGATGGAGAAGGCTCATACTCGGGAGTCAATATGGACACAGGTGCTCAGCAAAATGATTTGGTTACAAATATTTCTGTGGAAAAAAATCTCCATTACTTCAGTAGCCCATCTGAGGCTACCACCTTGAGATCTGCTGAGTCACCTACAGCAGGCGTACCCTTCCCCGTGACTAGCAGCTCTGCTGTTATACCCGATGCCTCATCTCCCTGCGGCTTCAGAAAGGACAAGTACCTCACGCTGCTCATGGTGGCTGGAGGGCTAATGATAGCCTGCGTGATCCTGCTGGTTTCTACTGTCATATTGGCGTTGAAGGTTTGCCAAATGAGCAGGCGCATCAAGACCAGCGATGCCATCCTGATCAGAAAATCTGAATGCAGGACCAATGCAGGCGAAAGTACAGCAGAGACTGAGGCCAATGACACGACCATTTTAATGAATGACATTGGCCAAACGCAGATGGGCGACGGTGCACCCAATGATGAGGACAAACACAAGGATGGACAGACGGGGCAAGAGGGAGGAGAGACACATGCCAGTAACACTGCACACAGTCCTGATGCTTTGGCTAGTGGGAATCAGGAGATGCCTGTAGCAGCTGCTGAGAGTACAGCCTCTCCAACACCACTAGGGGGTGCCACTGACTCCCCGGCCACTAACGCCAACATAGCCCCTTCTACCGAAGGCTTGAAGGAATCAAAGGAGTGA